The Streptomyces cynarae genome contains a region encoding:
- a CDS encoding HdeD family acid-resistance protein, translated as MTDAPTGPPGGPEYDDRHVHAARGTHAMRPAWDLQEPPFEGPLHVLARTAWQVVLITGVASLILGVLVLVWPDPSLLAAGVLFGVYLLASGVFQLAAAFGTHKTTSLRVLAFISGALSILLGLFCFRSRLESVLLLALWIGIGWLIRGITQAMAAAHDPAVPARGWQILLGVVTFIAGIVLIVSPFRTIAVLTLVAGWWLVVVGILEIVTAVRIRGGARRIPRTL; from the coding sequence ATGACCGACGCACCGACCGGGCCCCCTGGCGGACCGGAATACGACGACCGTCATGTCCACGCCGCACGCGGCACGCACGCGATGAGACCGGCGTGGGACCTTCAGGAGCCGCCCTTCGAGGGGCCGTTGCACGTCCTGGCCCGCACCGCCTGGCAGGTCGTGCTGATCACCGGTGTCGCGTCGCTGATCCTCGGCGTCCTGGTCCTCGTCTGGCCGGACCCGTCCCTGCTCGCTGCCGGCGTGCTCTTCGGCGTGTACCTGCTCGCCAGCGGTGTGTTCCAACTGGCCGCCGCCTTCGGCACGCACAAGACCACCTCGCTGCGCGTCCTGGCCTTCATCAGCGGCGCCCTGTCGATCCTGCTGGGCCTGTTCTGCTTCCGCAGCCGCCTGGAGTCGGTCCTGCTGCTCGCACTGTGGATCGGGATCGGCTGGCTGATCCGCGGAATCACCCAGGCCATGGCCGCCGCCCACGATCCGGCGGTGCCCGCACGCGGCTGGCAGATCCTCCTCGGCGTCGTGACCTTCATCGCCGGGATCGTGCTGATCGTCTCGCCGTTCCGGACGATCGCCGTGCTGACCCTGGTCGCCGGGTGGTGGCTGGTGGTGGTCGGCATCCTCGAGATCGTCACGGCGGTTCGGATCCGGGGCGGTGCGCGGCGGATCCCGCGCACTCTGTGA
- a CDS encoding type II toxin-antitoxin system VapB family antitoxin, whose protein sequence is MIFKRIGNGRPYPDHGRESTRQWADVAPRPVRLDQLVTTKQQLDLETLLAEDSTFYGDLFAHVVKWQGDLYLEDGLHRAVRAALQQRQVLHARVLELD, encoded by the coding sequence GTGATCTTCAAGCGCATCGGAAACGGCCGGCCGTACCCCGACCACGGCCGGGAGAGCACCCGGCAGTGGGCGGACGTCGCGCCGCGCCCGGTCCGCCTCGATCAGCTGGTGACGACCAAGCAGCAGCTCGACCTGGAGACCCTGCTCGCCGAGGACTCGACGTTCTACGGCGACCTCTTCGCGCACGTCGTGAAGTGGCAGGGCGACCTGTACCTGGAGGACGGCCTGCACCGCGCGGTCCGCGCGGCGCTGCAGCAGCGCCAGGTACTGCACGCACGGGTGCTCGAACTCGACTGA
- a CDS encoding LytR C-terminal domain-containing protein → MSMLTPPGMGGQYRITGDKYPRMRPPRRRGRLVVAIVASVAAIGLIGWGTVQLIDVFTGGSGRTSASGPKADCAGKVSASPAAAKALPEPGRITVNVLNATERSGLAKETADELKKRGFHIGTVGNATQQYDKKVKGVGILLGPKASLHSALPVLATQLAGADQRTDARTDASLDLILGDGFKSLTAKPDADKALAALSNPTPTASPGSTGKKSC, encoded by the coding sequence ATGAGCATGCTGACTCCCCCTGGCATGGGTGGCCAGTACCGGATCACGGGGGACAAGTACCCGCGGATGCGCCCGCCCCGGCGCCGCGGCAGGCTCGTGGTCGCCATCGTCGCCTCCGTGGCCGCCATCGGGCTGATCGGGTGGGGAACCGTGCAGCTCATCGACGTCTTCACCGGAGGCAGTGGCAGAACGTCGGCGTCCGGCCCCAAGGCGGACTGCGCCGGCAAGGTGAGCGCCTCGCCCGCCGCCGCCAAGGCCCTGCCCGAGCCGGGGCGGATCACGGTCAACGTCCTCAACGCCACGGAACGCAGCGGCCTCGCCAAGGAGACCGCGGACGAGCTGAAGAAGCGCGGCTTCCACATCGGCACCGTGGGCAACGCGACGCAGCAGTACGACAAGAAGGTCAAGGGCGTCGGGATACTGCTCGGCCCGAAGGCCTCCCTGCACAGCGCGCTGCCGGTTCTCGCCACCCAGCTCGCGGGCGCCGACCAGCGCACGGACGCCCGCACGGACGCGTCCCTCGACCTGATCCTCGGCGACGGCTTCAAGTCCCTGACGGCCAAGCCGGACGCGGACAAGGCCCTGGCGGCCCTGTCGAACCCGACACCGACGGCGTCGCCGGGCAGCACCGGCAAGAAGAGCTGCTGA
- the upp gene encoding uracil phosphoribosyltransferase, translated as MRLHVVDHPLVAHKLTTLRDRRTDSATFRRLADELVTLLAYEATRDVRTEAIEIETPVATTTGVKLSRPRPLVVPILRAGLGMLDGMVRLLPTAEVGFLGMIRNEETLQASTYATRMPEDLSGRQVYVLDPMLATGGTLVAAIQELIKRGADDVTAVVLLAAPEGVEVMERELAGTPVTVVTAAVDERLNEHGYIVPGLGDAGDRLYGAAE; from the coding sequence ATGCGTCTCCATGTCGTCGACCACCCCCTGGTCGCCCACAAGCTCACCACGTTGCGCGACCGGCGCACCGACTCCGCGACCTTCCGTCGCCTGGCCGACGAACTCGTCACCCTGCTCGCCTACGAGGCGACGCGGGACGTGCGCACCGAGGCGATCGAGATCGAGACGCCGGTCGCCACGACCACCGGCGTCAAGCTGTCGCGTCCGCGCCCGCTGGTGGTGCCGATCCTGCGCGCCGGCCTCGGCATGCTGGACGGCATGGTGCGGCTGCTGCCGACCGCCGAGGTGGGCTTCCTGGGCATGATCCGCAACGAGGAGACCCTTCAGGCCTCCACGTACGCGACACGCATGCCGGAGGACCTCTCGGGGCGGCAGGTGTACGTCCTGGACCCGATGCTCGCGACGGGCGGCACGCTCGTCGCGGCGATCCAGGAGCTGATCAAGCGCGGTGCGGACGATGTGACGGCCGTGGTGCTGCTGGCCGCTCCGGAGGGCGTCGAGGTCATGGAACGCGAACTGGCGGGCACGCCGGTCACGGTGGTGACGGCCGCGGTCGACGAGCGCCTGAACGAGCACGGCTACATCGTTCCGGGCCTCGGGGACGCCGGGGACCGGCTGTACGGGGCGGCTGAGTAG
- a CDS encoding tRNA adenosine deaminase-associated protein codes for MYFAALLARTEDGWEASDTELDDVETLSDLADLAREASADDDTVLVLIEQEDAWFGVVRVDGEDDPRIYVSDAAAAARSSYGEILLTDELLGREPGDDGPDLDSLDLDGTEDGEPEDADDEDAPGTDAAVPHGPVGDSEILDDLGVSEKELRALDADDALSAIAEALGASEVLETVR; via the coding sequence GTGTACTTCGCCGCACTGCTCGCGCGCACCGAAGACGGGTGGGAAGCGAGCGACACAGAGCTCGACGATGTGGAGACGCTGTCCGACCTGGCCGACCTGGCCCGGGAAGCCTCGGCCGACGACGACACGGTGCTCGTCCTGATCGAGCAGGAGGACGCGTGGTTCGGCGTCGTCCGCGTGGACGGCGAGGACGACCCTCGTATCTACGTCTCGGACGCCGCTGCCGCAGCCCGCAGTTCGTACGGCGAGATCCTGCTCACCGACGAACTGCTCGGAAGGGAGCCCGGCGACGACGGTCCGGACCTGGACTCCCTCGACCTCGACGGCACGGAGGACGGTGAGCCCGAGGACGCCGACGACGAGGACGCGCCCGGTACGGACGCCGCCGTGCCGCACGGCCCCGTGGGAGACAGCGAGATCCTCGACGACCTCGGTGTCTCCGAGAAGGAGCTGCGCGCGCTGGACGCCGACGACGCGCTCAGCGCGATCGCCGAGGCCCTGGGTGCCTCGGAGGTCCTGGAGACCGTCCGCTAG
- the tadA gene encoding tRNA adenosine(34) deaminase TadA: MRLALDEAARAVEGGDVPVGAVVLSPDGSVLATGHNEREATGDPSAHAEIVALRRAAAALGEWRLPGCTLVVTLEPCTMCAGAVQQSRVERLVYGARDEKAGAVGSLWDLVRDRRLNHRPEVIAGVLADDCARLLTDFFRIR; encoded by the coding sequence ATGCGTCTTGCCCTGGACGAGGCGGCGCGGGCCGTCGAAGGCGGTGACGTGCCCGTCGGTGCCGTCGTGCTGTCCCCGGACGGCTCGGTGCTGGCCACCGGTCACAACGAGCGCGAGGCGACGGGCGATCCGTCGGCCCACGCGGAGATCGTCGCGCTCCGCCGGGCCGCTGCTGCGCTCGGCGAGTGGCGGCTGCCCGGCTGCACGCTCGTCGTGACCCTGGAGCCCTGCACCATGTGTGCCGGTGCGGTGCAGCAGTCCCGGGTGGAGCGGCTCGTCTACGGTGCGCGCGACGAGAAGGCGGGCGCGGTCGGGTCGCTGTGGGACCTGGTGCGCGACCGGCGCCTGAACCACCGCCCGGAGGTGATCGCCGGTGTGCTCGCGGACGACTGCGCACGGCTGCTGACGGACTTCTTCCGGATCCGCTGA
- a CDS encoding tyrosine-type recombinase/integrase — MAEANDDKKRTRQPNGRSSIYFGKDGKWHGRVTVGVRDDGKPDRRHVERKTRAEVTAAVRDLEKQRDAKTLAKPGKPWTVKTWLTHWVENIAPLAVNENTMVGYGVAVRKHLIPALGAHRLDKLRPEHIEHFYGKMQADGRKAGTIHQIHRTFRTALNEAVRRGHLGRNPVQLAKAPRVREEEVEPYTVEEVQRLLRAADKRRNSARWAVALALGLRQGEALGLKWADVDLERGVLMVRRSRRRPRYAHGCGDTCGRKPGYCPQRERTNPETADTKSRAGRRAVGLPAQLVDLLKQHRIKQDAERVAAGDDWADEGWLFATPTGRGTSPRTDYDDWKELLSDAKVRDGRLHDARHTAATVLLILGVSERAVMGLMGWSTTAMAARYQHMVDSVRSEVARQVDGLIWKPDGDSPDDGDDGFSGALVLVG, encoded by the coding sequence ATGGCAGAGGCGAACGACGACAAGAAGCGCACCCGACAGCCGAACGGCCGATCGTCCATCTACTTCGGGAAGGATGGGAAGTGGCACGGCCGGGTGACGGTCGGCGTGCGTGACGACGGCAAGCCCGACCGGCGCCACGTCGAGCGCAAGACCCGCGCGGAGGTCACGGCGGCCGTCCGCGACCTGGAGAAGCAACGCGACGCCAAGACGCTCGCCAAGCCGGGCAAGCCCTGGACGGTCAAGACCTGGTTGACCCACTGGGTCGAGAACATCGCACCGCTCGCGGTGAACGAGAACACCATGGTCGGCTACGGCGTCGCCGTCCGGAAGCACCTGATTCCCGCTCTCGGTGCCCACCGGCTCGACAAGCTCAGGCCGGAACACATCGAGCACTTCTACGGGAAGATGCAGGCAGACGGCCGTAAGGCGGGGACGATCCACCAGATCCACCGGACCTTCCGCACTGCGCTGAACGAGGCGGTACGGCGTGGCCACCTCGGGCGGAACCCCGTCCAACTCGCCAAGGCTCCCCGCGTGCGGGAAGAGGAGGTGGAGCCGTACACCGTCGAGGAGGTACAGCGGCTGCTGCGGGCGGCCGACAAGCGCCGGAACTCCGCCCGCTGGGCCGTGGCGCTGGCGCTCGGACTCCGGCAGGGGGAGGCGCTGGGACTCAAGTGGGCGGACGTGGACCTTGAGCGGGGCGTCCTCATGGTCCGTCGGAGCCGCCGCCGACCGCGCTACGCCCACGGGTGCGGGGACACCTGCGGCAGGAAGCCCGGCTACTGCCCGCAGCGTGAGCGGACGAACCCCGAGACGGCCGACACGAAGTCACGCGCGGGACGGCGCGCGGTCGGTCTGCCCGCTCAGCTTGTGGACCTCCTGAAGCAGCACCGGATCAAGCAGGACGCCGAACGGGTGGCGGCTGGTGACGACTGGGCAGACGAAGGGTGGCTCTTCGCGACGCCGACCGGGCGGGGCACATCCCCCCGAACGGACTACGACGACTGGAAGGAACTTCTCAGCGACGCGAAGGTACGGGACGGCCGTTTGCACGACGCCCGGCACACCGCCGCCACGGTCCTGCTGATCCTCGGAGTCTCCGAGCGGGCCGTGATGGGGCTCATGGGTTGGTCCACGACGGCCATGGCTGCGCGCTACCAGCACATGGTGGACTCCGTTCGGAGTGAGGTAGCCCGCCAGGTTGACGGTCTCATCTGGAAGCCTGACGGGGACAGCCCGGATGACGGTGACGACGGGTTCTCCGGAGCGCTAGTTCTGGTCGGCTGA
- a CDS encoding helix-turn-helix domain-containing protein — translation MDTARLADAIDPTLVLLTVEEAARRLQIGRTVCYRLISSGELESITVGHLRRVPADAVPEFVSRRRKNHHPARTAA, via the coding sequence ATGGACACGGCCCGACTCGCCGATGCCATCGACCCCACCCTTGTCCTTCTCACAGTTGAAGAGGCCGCCCGCCGCCTCCAGATAGGCCGAACGGTCTGCTACCGGCTCATCAGCTCCGGAGAGCTGGAGTCCATCACCGTCGGCCACCTCCGCAGGGTCCCCGCCGACGCCGTGCCGGAGTTCGTATCCCGCCGCCGCAAGAACCACCACCCCGCCCGCACCGCCGCTTGA
- a CDS encoding DUF3631 domain-containing protein — MTPTIDGAALLDEVEAFHRRFNVFPQEAAYVAVALWDAHAHLLDCFDSTPRLAFLSPEPGSGKSRALEIVETLVPHPMTAVNASAAALFRAVSGADGRPTILFDEIDTVFGPKAGDNEELRGFLNAGHRRSGVTYRCIGDGGNQTVQAFPSYCAVAVAGLGSLPDTILTRSVVIRMRRRARNESVESFRARLHETEGHKLRDRLAQWAEQARPQVVNAWPEMPDGVTDRPADVWEPLLAVADAGGGTWPRRAREACATLVKAAQTTDKHSLGIRLLTDLRDHVLIGIDRLPTIAILDRLNALDDAPWADLGGKPLDSRRLSRMLGEYMTGDNEPIHSRNIRTAGGVLKGYFAEDLADAWARYCAPPPQGALQALPPLQPSSEAPAA; from the coding sequence ATGACCCCCACCATCGACGGGGCCGCGCTGCTGGACGAGGTGGAAGCCTTCCACCGACGGTTCAACGTGTTCCCGCAGGAAGCCGCGTACGTCGCGGTCGCGCTGTGGGACGCGCACGCCCATCTGCTCGACTGCTTCGACTCCACCCCGCGCCTGGCGTTCCTGTCCCCGGAGCCGGGCTCGGGGAAGTCACGGGCGCTGGAGATCGTGGAAACGCTCGTGCCGCACCCGATGACGGCCGTGAACGCGTCCGCCGCCGCCCTCTTCCGGGCAGTGTCGGGGGCGGACGGGCGGCCGACGATCCTGTTCGACGAGATCGACACGGTCTTCGGCCCCAAGGCAGGGGACAACGAGGAACTGCGCGGGTTCCTGAACGCCGGTCACCGCCGCTCCGGGGTCACCTATCGGTGCATCGGCGATGGTGGCAACCAGACCGTGCAGGCGTTCCCCTCGTACTGCGCGGTCGCGGTCGCCGGGCTCGGCTCCCTGCCCGACACGATCCTGACCCGCTCCGTCGTCATCCGCATGCGCCGCCGCGCCCGCAACGAAAGCGTTGAATCCTTCCGCGCCCGCCTGCACGAGACGGAGGGACACAAGCTCCGTGACCGGCTCGCGCAGTGGGCCGAACAGGCCCGTCCACAGGTTGTGAATGCCTGGCCCGAGATGCCCGACGGGGTCACCGACCGACCCGCGGACGTGTGGGAACCCCTGCTCGCCGTCGCGGACGCCGGAGGCGGCACCTGGCCGCGCCGGGCACGCGAAGCATGCGCGACGCTGGTCAAGGCAGCGCAGACCACCGACAAGCACAGCCTCGGTATCCGGCTCCTGACCGACCTGCGGGACCACGTGCTGATCGGCATCGACCGCCTGCCCACCATCGCCATCCTGGACAGGCTCAACGCGCTCGACGACGCCCCGTGGGCTGACCTGGGCGGCAAGCCGCTCGACAGCCGCCGCCTGTCGCGGATGCTCGGCGAGTACATGACCGGCGACAACGAGCCGATCCACTCCCGGAACATCCGCACCGCCGGCGGAGTCCTCAAGGGCTACTTCGCGGAAGACCTCGCAGACGCATGGGCACGCTACTGCGCCCCGCCTCCCCAGGGAGCGCTACAAGCGCTTCCCCCGCTACAGCCCAGCTCAGAGGCCCCAGCGGCGTAG
- a CDS encoding bifunctional DNA primase/polymerase: MTAALEAAERGWHVFPLRPGTKRPALHGEAACTRTGPCERGHRKWEQRATTDPDRIRAAWSRAPFNVGIATGPSGLVVVDLDVPKDKGSADAPCGAATFGALCERAGHAVPTTYRTRTASGGEHLYFTVPSGVRLTNTAGTVADSVDTRAWGGYVVAAGSITPTGPYEALCGSEAVPLPAWLQTILQPPRKAPEAPSVALTGQSRRYADVALTNEARNVAAAQVGEREATLFRAARALGRFVAWGDLPRSVVEQALQEAGETAGLAASECRSTLRSALNWSITHNQIRRDAA; the protein is encoded by the coding sequence ATGACGGCCGCACTGGAGGCCGCCGAACGCGGCTGGCACGTCTTCCCACTGCGCCCTGGCACCAAGCGGCCGGCGCTGCACGGGGAAGCCGCCTGCACCCGCACCGGGCCGTGCGAGCGCGGGCACCGGAAGTGGGAGCAGCGCGCGACCACCGACCCGGACCGTATCCGCGCCGCCTGGTCGCGGGCACCGTTCAACGTCGGCATCGCCACCGGTCCGTCCGGACTGGTCGTCGTCGACCTGGACGTGCCCAAGGACAAAGGCAGTGCGGACGCGCCTTGCGGCGCGGCGACCTTCGGGGCGCTCTGCGAGCGCGCCGGGCACGCCGTCCCCACCACCTACCGGACCCGGACCGCGAGCGGCGGAGAGCACCTGTACTTCACCGTTCCGTCGGGGGTGCGCCTGACCAACACGGCGGGCACCGTTGCCGATTCGGTGGACACCCGCGCCTGGGGCGGCTACGTCGTCGCGGCGGGCAGCATCACCCCCACCGGACCGTATGAGGCTCTGTGCGGCTCTGAGGCGGTCCCCCTGCCCGCCTGGCTGCAAACCATCCTCCAGCCGCCCCGTAAGGCGCCTGAGGCGCCCTCAGTGGCGTTAACGGGGCAATCACGCCGATACGCGGATGTAGCACTCACCAACGAGGCGCGGAATGTGGCGGCGGCCCAAGTCGGCGAGCGGGAAGCGACGTTGTTCCGCGCGGCGCGCGCCCTGGGCCGGTTCGTCGCGTGGGGCGACCTCCCGAGGAGTGTGGTTGAACAGGCTCTTCAGGAAGCGGGGGAGACGGCCGGCCTCGCCGCGTCCGAGTGCCGCTCCACCCTCCGCAGCGCACTGAACTGGTCCATCACCCACAACCAGATCAGGCGGGATGCGGCATGA
- a CDS encoding DNA methylase, with protein MTHRIGIRRVHGRRPRLLDLFSCAGGAAAGYARAGFDVDGCDVAHRPNYPFPYHQGDALEYLAHLIATGEIHRYAFVHASPPCQHGCALTVGTNRSQGWGRAHVDLVAPTRALLDKTGLPYVIEQPNGRAEIRKDLTLCGEMFGLKVIRHRNFELGGWTIEQPAHVPHRGRVRGYRHGRFYDGPYVAAYGNGGGKPTIAELQTAMGITWTDVREELTEAIPPAYTQWIGRAHLATAALEVAA; from the coding sequence ATGACCCATCGCATCGGCATCCGGCGAGTGCACGGCCGACGGCCGCGCCTGCTGGACCTGTTCTCCTGCGCCGGCGGCGCCGCCGCGGGCTACGCCCGCGCCGGATTCGACGTGGACGGCTGCGACGTCGCCCACCGACCGAACTACCCCTTCCCGTACCACCAGGGCGACGCGCTGGAATACCTCGCCCACCTCATCGCCACAGGCGAGATCCACCGGTACGCGTTCGTCCACGCCTCCCCGCCGTGCCAGCACGGTTGTGCCCTGACCGTGGGCACGAACCGATCCCAGGGGTGGGGCCGCGCCCACGTCGACCTGGTGGCGCCCACCCGTGCACTGCTCGACAAGACCGGCCTGCCCTACGTGATCGAGCAGCCCAACGGCCGCGCGGAGATCCGCAAAGACCTGACCCTGTGCGGCGAGATGTTCGGCCTCAAAGTCATCCGCCACCGCAACTTCGAGTTGGGCGGCTGGACCATCGAGCAGCCGGCGCACGTCCCGCACCGGGGCAGGGTGCGCGGCTACCGGCACGGCCGCTTCTACGACGGCCCGTACGTCGCTGCCTACGGCAACGGCGGAGGCAAGCCCACCATCGCGGAACTTCAGACGGCGATGGGCATCACGTGGACCGACGTGCGCGAGGAACTGACCGAGGCCATCCCGCCCGCCTACACCCAATGGATCGGCCGCGCCCATCTCGCCACGGCCGCCCTGGAGGTGGCCGCGTGA